The Streptomyces luteogriseus genome includes a window with the following:
- a CDS encoding HAD family hydrolase: protein MPVLVASDLDRTLIYSAAALALTMPDARAPRLLCVEVHESKPLSYMTETAARLLTELGDAAVFVPTTTRTRKQYQRINLPGPEPAYAICANGGHLLVDGVSDPDWHARVTARLADECAPLAEVQEHLLRAADPVWVRKHRVADDLFAYLVVERELLDEDWVKELAVWAENRGWTVSLQGRKIYAVPKPLTKSAAMREVARRTGADLTLAAGDSLLDTDLLLAADQGWRPGHGELADAGFTAPSLRVLPDRGVLAGERILREFLEAVEGA from the coding sequence ATGCCCGTCCTCGTCGCCAGCGACCTCGATCGCACCCTGATCTACTCCGCCGCCGCCCTGGCGCTCACCATGCCGGACGCGCGGGCGCCCCGGCTGCTGTGCGTGGAGGTGCACGAGAGCAAGCCGCTGTCGTACATGACGGAGACGGCGGCCCGGCTCCTCACCGAGCTGGGCGACGCGGCCGTGTTCGTGCCCACCACGACCCGGACGCGCAAGCAGTACCAGCGCATCAACCTGCCGGGCCCGGAGCCCGCGTACGCGATCTGCGCGAACGGCGGCCATCTGCTGGTCGACGGCGTCTCCGACCCCGACTGGCACGCCAGGGTCACCGCACGGCTGGCCGACGAGTGCGCACCGCTGGCCGAGGTGCAGGAGCACCTGCTGAGGGCCGCCGACCCGGTCTGGGTGCGCAAGCACCGCGTCGCCGACGACCTCTTCGCCTATCTCGTCGTCGAGCGCGAACTGCTCGACGAGGACTGGGTGAAGGAACTCGCGGTGTGGGCGGAGAACCGCGGCTGGACCGTGTCCCTCCAGGGCCGCAAGATCTACGCCGTTCCCAAGCCGCTCACCAAGAGCGCGGCGATGCGGGAGGTCGCGCGGCGGACCGGGGCCGATCTCACGCTCGCCGCGGGTGACTCCCTGCTCGACACCGACCTGCTGCTCGCGGCGGACCAGGGCTGGCGGCCGGGGCACGGGGAGCTGGCCGACGCGGGCTTCACGGCTCCCTCGCTCAGGGTGCTTCCCGACCGGGGTGTCCTCGCCGGGGAGCGGATCCTGCGGGAGTTTCTGGAGGCAGTTGAGGGCGCCTGA
- a CDS encoding DedA family protein, translated as MTAIAADAGPQWVNDLMDALGAPGAGLAIALENLFPPLPSEVILPLAGFAASSGRMSLLAVLLWTTAGSVIGALALYGVGALLGRDRTVAIAARLPLVKVSDIEKTEAWFLKHGTKAVFFGRMIPIFRSLISVPAGVERMRLPVFLGLTTLGSAIWNTVFVLAGYFLGANWHQVSDIVSTYSKVVLAVAAVAVVAFIAVRLLRRPQGARGTARPATTAPHPHHDQDTRTLRRPQLPPETPAGSAPRRGHPGREAP; from the coding sequence CCGGGAGCCGGTCTCGCCATCGCCCTGGAGAACCTGTTCCCGCCGCTGCCCAGCGAGGTGATCCTGCCCCTCGCCGGGTTCGCCGCGAGCAGCGGCCGGATGAGCCTGCTCGCCGTCCTGCTGTGGACGACGGCCGGCTCGGTGATCGGCGCGCTCGCGCTGTACGGAGTCGGCGCGCTGCTCGGCCGTGACCGGACGGTGGCGATCGCGGCCCGGCTGCCCCTGGTGAAGGTCTCGGACATCGAGAAGACCGAGGCCTGGTTCCTGAAGCACGGCACCAAGGCCGTGTTCTTCGGCCGGATGATCCCGATCTTCCGCAGCCTGATCTCGGTGCCCGCGGGTGTCGAGCGGATGCGCCTGCCGGTGTTCCTCGGCCTGACCACCCTGGGCAGCGCCATCTGGAACACGGTGTTCGTCCTCGCGGGCTACTTCCTCGGCGCGAACTGGCACCAGGTCTCGGACATCGTCTCCACGTACTCGAAGGTGGTCCTCGCCGTGGCGGCGGTGGCGGTGGTGGCCTTTATCGCCGTACGACTCCTGCGACGCCCTCAAGGGGCGCGGGGAACTGCGCGACCGGCCACGACGGCGCCGCACCCGCACCACGACCAGGACACCCGAACGCTCAGGCGCCCTCAACTGCCTCCAGAAACTCCCGCAGGATCCGCTCCCCGGCGAGGACACCCCGGTCGGGAAGCACCCTGA